CGGTAGGGGATGATCCAGGCGCTCCTCCATGCGTTGACGGCAAGCCCTGCATCACCAAGTTTTCCCATGAGGCTCCAGGGAGTGTAGAACCTCACATGGGTGGGGTCCCAGCCGCACCAGGCGCGGTTCTTCTCCACAAGCCGCCTGTAAGAGCCTTCAATAAGCCAGTTGAGGGAGAAGCTGTTCTGCGTCGCAATCACAAGGCTCCCCCCCGGCGCCAGGATTCCCGCGGCATCTGAGAGCAGGGCCCTGTCATCAATGACATGCTCCAGCACATCCTTCATTACCACGGCGTCGAACTTCTCCTGATCCTTCACAGGGACAAGGGAATCGCCTTCAATGAACTGGAGGGCCCGCTCCACCCCTTCCCTGGAAGCGTGAAGGCGGGCAATCTGAAGGGTTTCTGCCTGGGCGTCAACGGCCACGGTGCTCCGTGCCCCTGATCGGGCGCTGTAGATAGCGAACACTCCCCCGCCGCACCCGAAGTCAAGAACACGCTTCCCCTCAAGAGGGCCCAGGAGCTCCCTTATAAAAGCTGTCTTCACCCTGCTGTAAGGCTTCTTCTGCTGCTCGAGATAGAAGGCGAGGGCCCCGGCGGCATCGCCGGAGCGGATCCAGTGATCGGGAGGATAGGCAATCCTGTTTTCTCCCTTATTCGTGGGGACAGAGCCCATGATAAACCTCCATCCATTGCGCCGCTTCCTTCCCGGCAGTGAAGGCCCTCATCCTTTCGCGGCCGCCGCGGCCCAGTTTCTCCGCCATTTCAGGGTCTTCACGGAGCCTTGCCAGGGCGCCGGCAAGCGCCGGGCCATCACCGCTGGGGACCAGCAGGCCTGAGCGCCCGTCTTCAATGAGCTCGCTGTTGCAGCCCGCTTCAGTGGCCACCGAGGGAACACCGCAGGCCATGGCCTCCATGAGCACGTTGGGGCAGCCTTCAGAGAGCGAGGGGAGCACGAATGCATCGAGTGCAGTGAGCCAGGGAGCCATCTCTTCCCTTTTGAGAGGGACAGGAGCCTTCACCAGCGAGGCTGTCCCGGTGCGCCGCAGCGCCTCCTCATACACAGGAAGCTCGTCGGGCCGCACGGTCCCTGCGAGCTCAAGGGTGACTTCAGCCCTCTCCCTCATCAGGGAAAGGGCCCTGAAAAGATAAGGGAGGCCCTTGGCATACTTGAAGATACCCGCCGCTCCTATGCGGAAGGGCTTCCCGTAACGGGCCGAGGGAGACCACTGCTCCGCGGGGATCTCGACAGAATTATGGATAACGCGGCTTTTCCCCCCAAGGGGGGCAAGGGTTCCGGCCAGGGAGAGAAGACGGGAAGAGAGGGCCACGACGGTGTGAGCCCATTCAAGGGCGCATCTCAGCGCGGCGATTTTTTCAGGAGAAAAAATGTGGCGGTGCACGTCATTCCCCACAAGGGTCACCACCGAGGGAATGCCCTGGGACCGTGCCATAAGCCCTCCCACGTACCCCGCGGGGAAAAGGAAAAAGGAGTGGATCAGATCGAAGCGCTCTTGGCGGTGAAGAAGCTCAAGGGAATCGTGGTACATCATGAGCATGAGGGTGTGGCGGCAGTCGCCGGGCTTCCATCCCCCGGGAGGCTCACGGTCGCTTCCCGCCTCGATGGTATGAACGGTGATCCCCTCGACCACCTCAGTTCTCCTGCTCTCATCGAGAAACACAAGGGGGGTGCCGCCCCTCACAAGGCGGGCCACATGGACATCATAGCCGCCGTGACGGGCATAGCGGGCCACGCGGGACACGGTGAGAGCGAGGCCGCCCCACTCGAAGGGAGGATAACGGGGAGTGATGATGCAGACCTTTTTCTTCATGGAATTTCTGCCGGGACCTCTCCAGGGAGAGTTCATCGCGGCAGCCTTCACTCCTGCTTCCGCTGGCGGCGGGCGGTGAAAGAAAGGTGATAGCCCTGCTCCCGGAGAATAGCCTCCTATGCGCCTCGCAGTGATCTTTCACAGGAACCCCGACAGCCCCCTCTCGAGAATCGACATAATCCGCCTCAGGGCCCTTACCACGGGCTTTTATGAAAAGGGCATCGAGACGGACATCATTGCACCCTTGGAAAAAGAGACACTTCTCTTCGGGGGGACAGTGAGGGCAAAGCCCCTGGGGGCCCTGGAAGGGGGGCGTTACGATATCGTCAAGACCTGTTATCATCCCTCGATAAGATACGCCCTTGCCATTGATGTGCCCGTAGTGGCGAGAATCGTGAGGGTGGTTGACGAAAAGCTCCCTGAGCGGGACGAGGGCGGCAGGGCTGAGCTCCTTGAATGCCAGGAGCTTATCGCTGAAAAAGCGGCGCACCTGGTGCTCAATAACAGGGAGAATGAGCTGCGATGGCGGGAACGATACGGTGAGATGCTCCCCGTGACGCTCATCCCCACGGGATGCCCGCCTGAATTACCTCCCCCCGGAAAAAGCCCTTACCCTCCCGATGAAAAAGTAATCCTCTTCGCGGGGAGCATCTGCGCGCCGCGGATGGCAGAGCTGCTCAACGAGGCGGCGGATCTTCTTCCGGGCGGCACGGCCATTCACTTCGTGGGGGAAAACAAGAGCGCCATGTACGGAGGCGGTATGGCAATTCCCTTGAGCCATAAAATCACCTGCCACGGCGAAGTGCCTGAAGAGCGCCTCTGGGATTACCTCGCCTTCGCCCATGGGGGCCTTGCTCTCGCAGCGGGGCCCTGGCCCTTTGACAATGACATCTCCAAGATTATCAGCTACCTTCGCGGGGGGCTCCCTGTCATCTCCGAGGAGCGGATCGTGAACAACAGACTCGTCCTGTCGGCATGCTACGGCTTCGTGTTCCGCTACGGCAGTGCGGGCGATCTCGTGGAGAAAGCCCTCTCTCTCATAAAGGAGCCGCCGCGGGAAAGGCGCAATGAGGTGATGAGGATGATGGCCGCAGAGCATGGGTGGGATCGGCGCGTCGAGGCATACTGCGCCCTTTTCGAAAGGCTCCTGTCAGAAAGGAGAAGGCCGGATCAGTCCTGCCTTCTCCTCCATATCATCTCCACGAGGGCTTCAAGGCTCGTATGAAGGGCCGGGGCGAGGGAATCCGACAGGGGCGGCACTTCAATCTCCACGACGGGGTAATTCCCTTCCTTCTGCACAATGGACCGTATGATGGCCCCCTCGGTAGCG
The window above is part of the Candidatus Eremiobacterota bacterium genome. Proteins encoded here:
- a CDS encoding methyltransferase domain-containing protein, with protein sequence MGSVPTNKGENRIAYPPDHWIRSGDAAGALAFYLEQQKKPYSRVKTAFIRELLGPLEGKRVLDFGCGGGVFAIYSARSGARSTVAVDAQAETLQIARLHASREGVERALQFIEGDSLVPVKDQEKFDAVVMKDVLEHVIDDRALLSDAAGILAPGGSLVIATQNSFSLNWLIEGSYRRLVEKNRAWCGWDPTHVRFYTPWSLMGKLGDAGLAVNAWRSAWIIPYRWPPWAEKPPLTLEGFSAFDGVAGRVFPFSIAGWNIIARAARRNDGSL
- a CDS encoding glycosyltransferase, which produces MKKKVCIITPRYPPFEWGGLALTVSRVARYARHGGYDVHVARLVRGGTPLVFLDESRRTEVVEGITVHTIEAGSDREPPGGWKPGDCRHTLMLMMYHDSLELLHRQERFDLIHSFFLFPAGYVGGLMARSQGIPSVVTLVGNDVHRHIFSPEKIAALRCALEWAHTVVALSSRLLSLAGTLAPLGGKSRVIHNSVEIPAEQWSPSARYGKPFRIGAAGIFKYAKGLPYLFRALSLMRERAEVTLELAGTVRPDELPVYEEALRRTGTASLVKAPVPLKREEMAPWLTALDAFVLPSLSEGCPNVLMEAMACGVPSVATEAGCNSELIEDGRSGLLVPSGDGPALAGALARLREDPEMAEKLGRGGRERMRAFTAGKEAAQWMEVYHGLCPHE